The following coding sequences are from one Polynucleobacter sp. JS-JIR-II-50 window:
- a CDS encoding TlpA disulfide reductase family protein, with the protein MYKPAREFSLVLAFSFLTLFSLSTRAEWRMPAQLGLPSIAPSLQLNNLSGKSVDLSSLKGKVVVVNFWASWCEPCREEFEELIQLQENYDSKGLVVLAVNLAEMKPRVIQFLKGNGFSENSLEILFDRNSIAYKSWKARGLPTTFLVSKSGKIEGVWIGAIENVDGNEVKGKIESLLRQ; encoded by the coding sequence ATGTACAAGCCAGCCCGAGAATTTTCTCTTGTGCTGGCTTTTTCTTTTCTGACCTTATTTAGCCTTTCGACTAGAGCAGAGTGGCGTATGCCAGCTCAGCTTGGGCTCCCATCAATAGCCCCATCTCTACAGCTAAATAACCTCTCTGGTAAATCAGTAGATCTATCCAGCCTCAAGGGTAAGGTTGTTGTGGTGAACTTTTGGGCCAGTTGGTGTGAACCTTGCCGAGAAGAATTTGAAGAGCTTATCCAGTTACAGGAAAACTACGACTCAAAAGGCCTTGTCGTTTTAGCGGTTAATCTTGCTGAAATGAAACCACGTGTCATACAGTTTTTAAAAGGCAACGGCTTCTCCGAAAACAGTCTTGAAATCTTGTTTGATCGCAATAGCATTGCCTACAAGTCCTGGAAAGCCCGTGGATTACCCACCACCTTTCTTGTTAGCAAAAGCGGCAAAATTGAAGGGGTTTGGATTGGTGCTATTGAGAACGTTGATGGCAACGAGGTCAAGGGGAAAATAGAATCCCTGCTACGCCAATAA
- a CDS encoding group II truncated hemoglobin has protein sequence MSEKITIYESIGGIDQIDALVDRFYDLMALEPHFEDLRSMHPQDLSGSREKLKFFLTGWMGGPDIYSPKYGHPMLRARHLPFKIGLKERDQWLACMYKAMEDCGIDGNAAKQLEESFFNTADWMRNQPN, from the coding sequence ATGAGTGAAAAAATAACCATTTATGAGTCTATAGGCGGTATAGACCAAATTGACGCATTAGTAGATCGTTTTTACGATTTAATGGCTCTAGAACCCCATTTTGAGGATCTAAGGTCCATGCACCCTCAGGACCTTTCCGGCTCTAGGGAAAAACTCAAGTTCTTCCTCACCGGCTGGATGGGTGGTCCTGATATCTACTCACCTAAATATGGCCACCCAATGCTAAGGGCTCGACATTTGCCATTCAAGATTGGCCTAAAAGAGCGAGATCAATGGCTTGCTTGCATGTATAAGGCCATGGAAGATTGCGGGATTGACGGCAACGCTGCCAAGCAATTAGAAGAATCTTTTTTCAATACTGCCGACTGGATGAGAAATCAACCCAACTAA
- a CDS encoding fumarylacetoacetate hydrolase family protein — protein MDTNRRDALKLGASAAMSGMFISNAIAATDGQPPIVVEPLTGKAGLRIANYLPKMGATSRLGLVTNDGMVIDIPAEAARQKVQLSFDPTSMISLAASGNKGLLELATLFKGRGSNLANVNNVILLSPIPKPQSNIYCVGWNYLDHFEEGLKHRADTAVKEYPKVPVLFTKGTQTMNGPFDNIPYDGSYSTMIDWEAELAVVIGKKGKNISEENAMDYVFGYSAYNDTTARDVQQKRHSGQWFKGKSLDGHGPMGPWVVTAGGVNLDDTRIICRVNGVEKQNASYKQMYFKIPVIISELSRSLTLLPGDIIATGTPSGVGAGRTPQEFMKPGDVMETNITGIGIIRNKIV, from the coding sequence GTGGATACAAATCGGAGAGATGCGCTTAAATTGGGTGCATCTGCTGCTATGAGCGGTATGTTTATTTCTAATGCAATTGCTGCTACTGATGGTCAGCCGCCGATTGTGGTTGAGCCATTGACTGGTAAAGCGGGCCTTAGAATTGCCAACTATTTACCTAAAATGGGCGCTACCTCAAGATTGGGTTTGGTTACCAATGACGGTATGGTGATTGATATCCCCGCAGAAGCGGCTCGTCAAAAAGTACAGCTCTCGTTCGATCCTACTTCCATGATTTCATTAGCCGCTTCTGGCAACAAAGGCTTGCTGGAGTTGGCAACATTGTTTAAAGGTCGTGGAAGTAATTTAGCGAATGTGAATAATGTGATTTTGTTATCGCCTATCCCTAAGCCACAAAGCAATATTTATTGCGTGGGCTGGAATTACCTGGACCATTTTGAAGAGGGTCTCAAGCATCGTGCCGACACTGCAGTGAAGGAGTATCCAAAGGTTCCCGTGCTCTTTACTAAAGGCACGCAAACCATGAATGGCCCGTTCGACAATATTCCTTATGACGGCAGCTACTCAACCATGATCGACTGGGAGGCTGAGCTGGCGGTAGTCATTGGCAAAAAGGGTAAGAATATCTCTGAAGAGAATGCCATGGACTATGTGTTTGGCTATTCAGCTTATAACGACACAACTGCTCGTGATGTTCAACAAAAGCGTCACTCTGGTCAGTGGTTCAAGGGTAAGAGTTTAGATGGTCATGGTCCAATGGGCCCATGGGTAGTGACTGCCGGCGGCGTCAATTTAGATGACACACGCATTATCTGTCGTGTAAATGGTGTTGAGAAACAAAACGCCAGTTACAAGCAGATGTACTTCAAGATTCCGGTCATTATTTCTGAGTTGTCACGTAGTCTTACTTTGTTGCCTGGCGACATCATCGCGACTGGCACACCATCTGGGGTTGGCGCAGGCAGAACTCCTCAGGAGTTTATGAAGCCAGGTGATGTGATGGAAACAAACATCACTGGCATCGGCATCATCCGCAATAAGATTGTTTAA
- a CDS encoding DUF1330 domain-containing protein: MVKVIGLMELMDQSAFEQYRSQVGQTVELYKGSIKNRGSVAELFWNELGIASFRSFVELEFPQEEDAHAWANSPEYQMLVPVRSKAMKLTLFSVVI, translated from the coding sequence ATGGTAAAGGTCATTGGGCTGATGGAGTTGATGGATCAAAGCGCTTTTGAACAATATCGCTCTCAAGTTGGGCAAACGGTTGAGCTCTACAAGGGCTCTATCAAGAACCGTGGCTCAGTTGCAGAGCTGTTCTGGAATGAATTAGGAATTGCGTCCTTCAGATCTTTTGTGGAGCTCGAGTTTCCCCAAGAGGAAGATGCTCATGCTTGGGCCAACAGCCCCGAATATCAAATGCTAGTTCCTGTTCGTAGCAAGGCAATGAAATTAACCTTGTTTAGTGTTGTCATCTAA
- a CDS encoding tripartite tricarboxylate transporter substrate binding protein has translation MYKPIQVIRIFLLIAFAFLAINPAKAAYPDKPIKIIIGFPAGGPLDAHIRLLVDRLQSSLGQTVIVDYKAGAGGAVGAQFVAQSPADGYTVLLANTGTMVINPAIYTKPPYDTLKDFQPVARTAQQPLALIVNKDVQANTLKEFVAYAKANPGKLNYGSAGNGGISHLVPEMLKSETGIFMVHIPFKGSAPAFTDLIAGHVQFMAESVPQAANYAKQGKVKALAVSSAKRNPALPNVPTVIETGVANLEVVGFYGILAPKGTPPEAVNKLSQAFKETLESPEVQKKMIDQGADPAYLNADQFTKFLTAEMPRWAKAVKQAGAKLD, from the coding sequence ATGTACAAGCCCATACAAGTTATCAGGATATTTTTGCTTATTGCATTTGCGTTTTTGGCGATTAATCCCGCTAAAGCAGCTTATCCTGACAAGCCCATCAAGATCATTATTGGCTTTCCTGCTGGCGGTCCTCTGGATGCCCATATTCGTCTTTTGGTTGATAGGCTGCAATCTTCTTTGGGGCAAACCGTCATTGTGGATTACAAGGCTGGAGCTGGGGGTGCAGTTGGCGCTCAGTTTGTAGCGCAATCTCCCGCCGATGGATATACCGTGCTGCTCGCAAATACGGGAACGATGGTCATTAACCCTGCGATTTATACCAAGCCCCCATACGACACCTTAAAAGATTTTCAGCCTGTTGCCAGAACGGCCCAGCAACCTCTTGCATTAATTGTGAATAAGGATGTTCAGGCAAACACCTTGAAAGAGTTTGTGGCTTATGCAAAAGCCAATCCGGGAAAGCTGAACTATGGCTCTGCTGGTAATGGCGGAATTTCTCATTTAGTTCCAGAGATGCTTAAAAGTGAGACCGGAATTTTTATGGTGCACATTCCATTTAAGGGGAGCGCCCCTGCCTTTACTGATTTGATTGCGGGTCATGTGCAATTTATGGCGGAGTCTGTTCCGCAGGCTGCCAATTACGCCAAACAGGGAAAAGTAAAGGCCTTAGCTGTTAGTAGTGCAAAACGTAATCCCGCTTTGCCTAATGTTCCTACGGTGATTGAAACTGGAGTTGCCAATCTGGAGGTTGTTGGGTTTTATGGAATCTTGGCACCTAAAGGAACTCCGCCTGAGGCTGTGAACAAGTTGAGCCAGGCATTTAAGGAAACACTCGAATCACCAGAGGTCCAGAAAAAAATGATTGATCAGGGTGCCGATCCCGCCTATTTAAACGCCGATCAATTTACTAAGTTTCTTACGGCAGAAATGCCGCGCTGGGCGAAGGCTGTTAAACAAGCAGGGGCAAAGCTCGACTAA
- a CDS encoding TIGR02450 family Trp-rich protein yields the protein MNRLSPKKLLLTKWTAVKPIAKQKHFLVSKVILPEPPNEKIEFVEIEAIYSKQTTQIAWRDLTNSELWLQGWK from the coding sequence ATGAATCGACTTAGCCCCAAGAAATTACTCCTTACTAAATGGACAGCAGTTAAGCCGATTGCCAAGCAAAAGCATTTCTTGGTGAGCAAAGTAATTCTGCCAGAACCGCCAAACGAGAAAATTGAGTTCGTCGAAATTGAGGCGATCTACTCGAAGCAAACTACGCAAATTGCTTGGCGTGACCTCACCAATAGCGAGCTATGGCTACAAGGCTGGAAATAA
- a CDS encoding phasin family protein: MDAKELQKWQREKAKELFDYSHTLLEAAKKLSEHHMAEIEWGMKNALDSAKSAAKNDLAKLKDLQEEAAKETAKRAAAYQKKVKAVLKDLGEGAADETEKHLEKVRSSLVTWLEDAENKMPAHADKLSKVVHEMSTTGQNMFKEGRRIVNQVAETAEKNIDDLVKKSGGKKRADE; encoded by the coding sequence ATGGATGCAAAAGAACTTCAAAAATGGCAGCGTGAAAAAGCAAAAGAATTATTTGATTACTCACATACTTTGCTTGAGGCAGCAAAAAAATTAAGTGAGCATCATATGGCTGAGATTGAGTGGGGCATGAAAAATGCCCTCGATAGCGCCAAGTCAGCTGCTAAGAACGATTTAGCTAAATTAAAAGACTTGCAGGAAGAAGCTGCAAAAGAAACTGCGAAACGTGCAGCCGCATATCAAAAGAAGGTAAAAGCAGTTTTAAAAGATCTCGGCGAAGGTGCTGCTGATGAAACTGAGAAGCATCTTGAAAAGGTTCGTAGCTCTTTGGTAACTTGGCTTGAGGATGCTGAAAATAAAATGCCAGCACATGCTGACAAGCTATCAAAGGTAGTTCATGAGATGTCAACGACAGGGCAAAACATGTTCAAAGAAGGGCGTCGTATTGTTAACCAAGTAGCCGAGACTGCTGAAAAGAATATTGATGACCTGGTTAAAAAATCTGGTGGCAAGAAGAGGGCTGATGAATAG
- a CDS encoding tripartite tricarboxylate transporter substrate binding protein translates to MFRYTLAILVGALIGLSANAQTSSWPTPNKPITFINPFPPGGAVDAFGRPLAKQLSTQLNDAIVVDNRGGAGGTLGAAVAAKMAPDGYTWLLGAVHHSIAPSMYTNLSYDITKDFEPVAMVASVPHVIVVNPNKFPKNDLKSIMEEIRKHPGKYNYASTGNGTSQHLTGELFKLQNKLFITHIPYRGTGPALQDLVAGQVDMMFDTLAGAAPFIKNGQLIAVAVATSKRVDAFPNVPTAQELGISNFIVSSWYALWAIKGTPKDIVDKMSAETQIALASPDIKERWAAMGASVPKMTRPELTTFINQEVVRWGEVVKKSGAKLD, encoded by the coding sequence ATGTTCAGATATACCCTGGCAATACTGGTTGGCGCCCTCATTGGACTGTCCGCCAATGCCCAAACAAGCTCTTGGCCGACCCCCAACAAGCCGATTACCTTTATTAATCCCTTTCCCCCAGGCGGTGCTGTGGACGCCTTTGGGCGCCCCTTGGCAAAGCAGCTTTCAACCCAACTAAATGACGCCATCGTGGTTGATAACCGAGGTGGCGCAGGGGGAACCCTGGGTGCTGCAGTTGCAGCAAAAATGGCGCCAGATGGCTATACCTGGCTTCTTGGTGCAGTGCATCACTCCATTGCCCCAAGTATGTACACAAATCTCTCATATGACATCACCAAGGATTTTGAGCCCGTCGCAATGGTTGCTAGCGTCCCTCACGTCATTGTTGTAAATCCAAACAAGTTTCCAAAGAACGATCTGAAATCCATCATGGAAGAGATTCGTAAGCATCCAGGAAAATATAACTACGCCTCTACAGGCAATGGGACTTCGCAGCATTTAACAGGCGAACTATTTAAGTTACAGAATAAATTGTTTATTACCCATATTCCTTATCGTGGAACAGGACCGGCCCTTCAAGACCTTGTTGCAGGTCAAGTGGATATGATGTTTGATACCTTAGCAGGTGCAGCACCGTTTATTAAAAATGGCCAACTCATTGCAGTTGCGGTTGCAACTTCCAAAAGAGTGGATGCATTTCCAAACGTGCCAACTGCTCAAGAGTTAGGAATCTCTAATTTCATCGTATCTAGTTGGTACGCTCTGTGGGCAATCAAGGGAACACCCAAAGACATTGTCGACAAAATGAGCGCCGAAACGCAGATAGCCCTTGCTTCACCCGATATCAAGGAGCGCTGGGCAGCTATGGGCGCAAGCGTACCCAAAATGACACGCCCCGAACTGACCACCTTTATCAACCAAGAAGTCGTGCGCTGGGGCGAGGTAGTCAAGAAATCCGGTGCTAAGCTAGACTAA
- the selD gene encoding selenide, water dikinase SelD: protein MNTVNTANSPTEPRLTSLSHGGGCGCKIAPGVLSEILQNVPQLPFPKELLIGIETSDDAAVYQINESQAIVATTDFFMPIVDDPFDFGKIAATNAISDIYAMGGTPLFALALVGMPIKVLSNKTIARILEGGAEACRSAGIPIAGGHTIDSVEPIYGLVAIGIVDPKRVKSNASAKPGDVLILGKPLGVGVLSAALKKDLLGPDGYREMISNTTKLNSAGPDLAKLSGVHALTDVTGFGLAGHTLELARGSNCTAHIDWSQVPLLSNVQKLADDGIITGASDRNWLSYGDEVGIPADFTLAQRALLTDPQTSGGLLVSCSPESVKEVLDIFNQHQFLGARVIGQMSKRQGIPLVVS, encoded by the coding sequence ATGAATACCGTGAACACAGCAAATTCCCCTACCGAACCACGCCTTACCTCCCTTTCTCACGGTGGAGGTTGCGGCTGCAAAATTGCTCCTGGCGTTCTTTCTGAAATCCTCCAGAACGTACCTCAACTGCCCTTTCCAAAAGAGTTGCTCATTGGCATTGAAACATCTGATGATGCCGCTGTTTATCAGATTAATGAGTCTCAGGCGATCGTAGCCACAACGGATTTTTTCATGCCGATTGTGGATGATCCGTTTGATTTCGGAAAAATTGCCGCTACGAATGCGATCAGCGATATCTATGCAATGGGTGGCACACCCCTATTCGCACTTGCCTTGGTCGGCATGCCAATTAAGGTCTTATCTAATAAAACCATTGCACGAATTCTAGAAGGTGGTGCTGAGGCTTGTCGTAGCGCCGGCATTCCCATTGCTGGTGGTCATACGATTGATTCTGTTGAGCCTATCTATGGACTAGTAGCCATTGGCATCGTGGATCCCAAGCGTGTGAAGAGTAATGCTAGCGCCAAACCGGGAGATGTATTGATTCTCGGCAAACCATTGGGTGTCGGCGTTTTATCGGCCGCGCTAAAAAAAGATCTTTTGGGGCCAGATGGCTATCGAGAGATGATCTCCAATACCACTAAGCTGAATTCTGCCGGCCCTGATTTAGCCAAACTATCTGGTGTACATGCATTAACAGATGTGACTGGATTTGGATTGGCCGGCCATACCCTAGAGCTCGCACGAGGCTCCAACTGCACAGCGCATATTGATTGGAGCCAAGTGCCCCTGCTATCGAATGTACAAAAGCTGGCTGATGATGGCATTATTACCGGCGCATCAGATCGTAACTGGCTTAGCTACGGCGATGAAGTAGGCATTCCTGCAGATTTCACACTAGCTCAACGTGCTTTATTGACCGACCCCCAAACTAGTGGCGGCTTATTGGTATCTTGCAGCCCTGAAAGCGTTAAAGAAGTATTGGATATATTTAATCAACATCAATTCCTAGGTGCGCGCGTCATTGGCCAAATGAGCAAGCGCCAAGGAATACCGCTGGTTGTTTCTTAG
- a CDS encoding cupin: MNTEQFQLLLEREGFPEPVEVQQAPNGGLGNHEHPFEVRALVIEGNIDIVIHRESRTYKAGDVFELGFKEVHSESYGPEGVKYLASRKQ; this comes from the coding sequence ATGAATACAGAGCAATTTCAACTACTGCTTGAGCGCGAAGGATTTCCTGAGCCAGTAGAGGTTCAGCAAGCCCCTAACGGAGGGCTTGGTAATCACGAGCATCCATTTGAAGTGAGGGCGCTAGTAATTGAAGGCAATATCGATATCGTCATACATAGGGAGAGCAGGACCTATAAGGCTGGCGATGTATTTGAGCTAGGATTTAAAGAGGTGCATTCTGAGTCCTATGGGCCTGAGGGCGTCAAATATCTCGCCTCTAGAAAACAATAA
- the mmsB gene encoding 3-hydroxyisobutyrate dehydrogenase, translating to MKIGFIGLGNMGLPMALNLLKAGHQVTGFDLVKSQIDAFAAAGGSVSPNANDTTKDADVLISMLPASRHVEGLYLGDAGLLASANPKTLLIDCSTISPKVAQAVAAAAKAKGFAMVDAPVSGGTAGAQAGTLTFMVGGETSAVECARPLLEMMGKNIFHAGGNGAGQTVKVCNNMLLGIQMLGTSEALRLGIANGMDPKVLSDIMSKSSGRNWALELYNPCPGVMENVPSSKSYAGGFGVDLMLKDMGLAVENAQDLDASVPLGKLAQQLYESHSKAGNGQLDFSSVFNLKK from the coding sequence ATGAAAATCGGATTTATTGGGCTTGGCAATATGGGCTTACCAATGGCCCTGAACTTATTAAAAGCAGGGCATCAAGTTACAGGCTTCGATTTAGTAAAAAGTCAGATTGATGCCTTTGCGGCTGCAGGGGGTAGCGTTTCACCAAATGCAAACGACACCACAAAAGATGCCGATGTTTTGATCAGCATGCTACCCGCCTCTCGTCATGTGGAGGGCTTGTATCTTGGTGATGCCGGTTTGTTGGCAAGCGCGAACCCTAAAACATTGCTTATTGATTGCTCAACGATTTCACCAAAGGTGGCGCAGGCCGTTGCTGCCGCCGCTAAAGCCAAAGGCTTTGCTATGGTTGATGCGCCAGTCTCAGGTGGAACGGCGGGAGCGCAAGCGGGCACCTTAACATTTATGGTCGGCGGCGAAACAAGTGCTGTTGAGTGCGCACGTCCTTTGTTGGAGATGATGGGCAAGAACATCTTTCACGCTGGGGGCAATGGAGCGGGGCAGACGGTCAAAGTCTGTAACAACATGCTCTTAGGTATTCAGATGTTGGGGACAAGTGAGGCGCTACGCTTAGGCATCGCCAATGGCATGGACCCTAAAGTTTTGTCTGACATTATGTCTAAGAGTTCGGGCCGCAACTGGGCTTTGGAGTTATATAACCCATGTCCAGGTGTCATGGAAAACGTGCCCTCCTCAAAAAGTTACGCTGGTGGTTTTGGCGTTGATCTCATGCTCAAAGACATGGGGCTGGCAGTTGAGAATGCACAAGATCTAGATGCTAGTGTTCCCCTTGGGAAATTAGCGCAACAGCTTTATGAGAGTCATAGCAAAGCAGGTAATGGCCAGCTAGATTTCTCAAGCGTATTTAATTTAAAAAAATAA
- a CDS encoding transglutaminase family protein, with protein MTTSRRSAIKTIVGALALPTLSPIASVFAQSSLEWTTYEIVTEVNLESPKGIAQSWVPLPLVLDTDYFRTIAIRLEASDPKATTQMYETPDKQARMVWTKWDAAAGTHSVKVSILVSTRNRNLELSAPNPALKLSKADQRFWTRPTKYLPTDGIVKAKAQEALAKLPANASDVDKAKAIYNWVVDNTHRDPKTRGCGQGDVKLMLETNNLGGKCADINAVFVALARSAGLPARDVYGIRIADSARGYKSLGKSGDITKAQHCRAEFYASGYGWVPVDPADVRKVILEETGGLAVTDPKVIAIRDYLFGNWEMNWMAYNYDHDIALPGSKLGSKGDIPFLMYPQAENNEGRFDSLDPDNFKYKITSRRIG; from the coding sequence ATGACTACATCACGCCGCTCAGCCATCAAAACCATTGTTGGCGCATTAGCGTTGCCAACGCTCAGCCCAATTGCCTCTGTATTTGCTCAATCTTCACTCGAGTGGACTACATACGAGATCGTGACTGAAGTCAATTTAGAGTCGCCTAAGGGCATCGCACAAAGTTGGGTTCCATTACCTCTCGTTTTGGATACAGATTATTTCCGCACTATCGCTATCCGCTTAGAAGCGAGCGATCCTAAAGCGACAACCCAAATGTATGAGACTCCGGATAAGCAAGCCCGCATGGTTTGGACCAAATGGGATGCTGCAGCAGGCACTCATAGCGTCAAAGTTTCTATTTTGGTAAGCACTCGTAATCGCAACCTAGAGCTCTCAGCACCAAATCCAGCACTCAAGCTCTCTAAAGCCGACCAACGCTTTTGGACTCGCCCTACTAAATACCTCCCCACCGATGGCATTGTGAAAGCCAAAGCGCAAGAGGCACTTGCCAAATTGCCAGCCAACGCTAGTGATGTTGATAAAGCCAAAGCAATCTATAACTGGGTGGTGGATAACACCCATCGTGACCCAAAAACACGTGGTTGCGGTCAAGGCGATGTCAAGCTCATGCTCGAAACCAATAACCTTGGCGGCAAGTGCGCTGATATCAACGCCGTTTTTGTAGCGTTAGCACGTTCAGCTGGCTTACCAGCGCGTGATGTCTATGGCATTCGTATTGCCGATTCTGCGCGCGGCTATAAGAGCTTAGGTAAGTCAGGCGATATTACTAAAGCGCAACATTGCCGTGCTGAGTTTTATGCATCAGGTTATGGCTGGGTACCCGTTGATCCAGCAGACGTTCGTAAAGTAATCCTTGAAGAAACTGGTGGTCTAGCTGTGACTGATCCAAAAGTGATCGCCATTCGTGATTACCTCTTTGGTAATTGGGAAATGAACTGGATGGCCTATAACTATGACCATGACATTGCATTGCCAGGCTCCAAGCTCGGCAGTAAAGGTGATATTCCATTCCTAATGTATCCACAGGCTGAAAATAATGAAGGCCGGTTCGACTCTCTTGATCCGGACAACTTCAAGTACAAAATTACTAGCAGACGTATTGGCTAA
- a CDS encoding rhodanese homology domain-containing protein, with amino-acid sequence MTIKTKNHSFVRNKLLNKEEIAFLDVREEDPHAHEHPLFAANLPLSRVEIDAYAKLPKKNTPIVTLDDGEGFAQLAAQRLINLGYTDVSVFEGGVQGWKAAGGEVFKDVNVPSKSFGELVESKAHTPSLSAQEVKQLIDNKEDVVVVDVRRFDEYNTMSIPTGISVPGAELVLRLPELAPNPKTKIIVNCAGRTRSIIGTQSLINAGIPNEVNALRNGTIGWTLAGQDLDKGQSRKFQEVSEDTRNEAAVRARSVADRAGVKRASLGDVQTWKAQSDRTTYFFDTRTPEEYEAGHLPGFRSVPGGQLVQETEMVAPVRGARVVLVDPSGGGVRANMPASWLAQMAWDIYVLDGVNTSDLTEKGIWKAPLPALPTIESVDAASVSNWLKSDSNTIAIDFSTHANYVKGHIPGSWYALRSQLAEAMKKIPQVDRYVITSTPAELSLFAAQEVQALTKAEVLVLEGGNASWIKAGMNLEKGPSHLASPPLDRYKRPYEGTSVDPAAMQAYLDWEFGLVEQLGKDGTHHFWVL; translated from the coding sequence ATGACCATTAAAACCAAAAATCATTCATTCGTTCGCAATAAACTTCTCAACAAAGAAGAAATTGCATTTTTAGATGTCCGCGAGGAAGATCCTCATGCGCATGAGCATCCCCTCTTTGCCGCAAACCTGCCTCTTTCCAGAGTAGAGATTGATGCTTATGCAAAGTTGCCAAAGAAAAATACACCTATCGTCACCTTGGATGATGGCGAAGGTTTTGCTCAATTAGCTGCGCAACGCTTAATTAATCTTGGCTACACCGATGTATCGGTTTTCGAGGGAGGCGTTCAAGGTTGGAAAGCAGCTGGCGGTGAAGTATTTAAAGATGTGAATGTTCCCAGTAAATCATTTGGTGAGCTTGTAGAATCCAAGGCCCATACCCCCTCTTTATCAGCGCAAGAAGTCAAACAATTAATCGATAACAAAGAAGATGTCGTTGTTGTTGATGTGCGCCGCTTTGATGAATACAACACGATGAGTATTCCGACGGGTATTAGTGTTCCGGGCGCAGAGCTGGTTCTGCGCCTTCCAGAGTTAGCACCCAACCCAAAGACGAAGATCATTGTGAACTGCGCAGGCAGAACTCGCAGCATTATTGGCACGCAGTCACTGATTAATGCTGGCATACCAAACGAAGTCAATGCGCTACGTAACGGCACAATTGGCTGGACACTTGCTGGCCAAGACTTGGATAAGGGGCAAAGCAGAAAGTTTCAGGAAGTGAGTGAGGACACAAGAAATGAAGCGGCAGTCCGCGCCCGCAGTGTTGCTGATCGAGCCGGCGTTAAGCGCGCTAGCCTGGGCGATGTACAGACATGGAAAGCACAATCTGATCGAACTACTTACTTCTTTGATACGCGCACTCCCGAAGAGTATGAAGCAGGTCATCTACCTGGCTTTAGATCAGTGCCAGGAGGGCAGCTTGTACAAGAAACGGAGATGGTTGCCCCGGTTCGTGGTGCACGGGTAGTTTTGGTAGACCCCAGTGGTGGTGGAGTACGCGCCAATATGCCCGCATCTTGGTTGGCGCAAATGGCTTGGGATATCTATGTTCTTGATGGAGTCAATACCTCCGATCTCACAGAAAAAGGTATTTGGAAGGCGCCCCTACCCGCTCTTCCAACAATTGAAAGCGTAGATGCCGCGTCCGTTTCTAACTGGCTTAAGAGTGATAGCAATACGATTGCCATTGATTTCAGCACCCATGCTAACTACGTTAAAGGACATATCCCTGGAAGTTGGTATGCCCTTCGATCACAACTGGCAGAAGCAATGAAAAAAATTCCTCAGGTAGATCGCTATGTCATTACCAGCACACCGGCTGAATTAAGTCTTTTTGCCGCTCAGGAAGTGCAAGCTTTGACTAAAGCCGAGGTACTCGTTTTAGAAGGCGGTAATGCCTCTTGGATAAAGGCAGGAATGAATTTAGAAAAAGGTCCGAGCCATTTAGCCTCGCCTCCTCTGGATCGCTATAAGCGCCCCTATGAAGGTACTAGCGTAGATCCTGCAGCGATGCAGGCATATCTTGATTGGGAGTTTGGTTTAGTGGAACAACTGGGCAAGGACGGAACCCATCACTTCTGGGTACTCTAA